The Paenibacillus swuensis genome contains the following window.
TGAGCGCGCCTGAAGCATCATAAACCGGCACACTGATATCCACAAACTGCAGCGGTTCACCCGTAGGATTTGGCAACAATTTGGACAAAAGCACAGCCTCATGGACATCCCCGATGAACATCCCCTTGCTGCCGTTGAGATACACAGGTCGTTTGGACAGGTCGCCTCCGGTCAGGATCCCATTCGTGGAAGCCAGCACTTTGCCTTGAGCATCGGTATAACCGACCCATGTGAACGCCGGAAAGTTGTTCTGCAATTCATCCAGCAGATTACGAATGCGGTCCGGCCGCGCCGTGTCCTGAAATGTCTCCAATCGGCTCAGCACCTGGATCTCACCCGCCCGCGACCACATGAAATAGTCCAGCTTTTCGGCCATCTGATATGCCGTCTCGGACAAGGACCCGCCTATGGACCGTTCCACCTGTCTGGTTGACTCCTTACTGATGATATAGCCGAATATTCCTGTCAATCCCATAATCAGCAAGCCAAATACAACCGCAAACAGGGTTCGCAAACGCAAAGACATCTTCATTCCTCCACTATGGATCCGAAAAGCTCGTTTATGACTTTATACAAGAAAGCCGAACAACGTGTGATCCTTATTAATAGCGATAAAGTGCTGATCCCAATCTGCCAGGCGTTTAATCAGCGGCTCGTAATCATGCGGATACTTTAATTCAATGCCAACCAGTGCGGGACCATGTTCACGGAAGGTTTTTTTAATATATTCAAAACGGGTGATATCGTCATTCGGACCTAACACATCTTCCAGGAAAGAGCGCAGAGCTCCGGCCCGTTGTGGAAAGTTTATGATAAAATAATGCTTTAATCCCTCATAAATCAGCGATTTCTCTTTAAAATCCTGCAAACGATCGATATCGTTATTGCTGCCGCTAATGACGCAGACGACGCGTTTGCCTTCGATCTTATCCTTGTAGCTCTCCAACGCGGCCACCGGTAAAGCGCCCGCCGGTTCCATAACAATCGCGTTGGAGTTATATAACTCCAGAATCGTCGAGCAGACTTTGCCGTTAGGCACCGTCACGATATCATCCAGCAGATGTGAGCAGATGTCGTAGGTAAGCTGGCCGACCTTCTTCACCGCGGCGCCGTCTACGAAGCTGTCAATGGTCTCGAGCATCGTCACCTGTCCTTCGCTGATGGAAACCTGCATCCCGTTGGCAGATTCCGGCTCCACACCAATAATTCGCGTCGCCGGGCTCTCGGCGTTCACATACACAGACAACCCCGCGGCCAGCCCGCCCCCGCCAATTGTAGCGAACACATAATCCACCGGGGCATCCGATTGCTCCAGCATTTCATAGCCCACCGTCCCCTGACCTGCAATAATCTGCGGATCGTCAAAAGGGTGGATGAACGTCATCCCGTGCATAGCGCCGTGCTCCATCG
Protein-coding sequences here:
- the ilvA gene encoding threonine ammonia-lyase IlvA: MSTHAYEAIIQAEDILKAHQALRQVISPTPLQRNDLLSKRFNCEVYLKREDLQVVRSFKIRGAYNKIINLSPEERANGIVCASAGNHAQGVAYSCMALGIRGTIFMPQTTPKQKITQVKLFGGEHINIQLIGDTFDEAAAHAMEHGAMHGMTFIHPFDDPQIIAGQGTVGYEMLEQSDAPVDYVFATIGGGGLAAGLSVYVNAESPATRIIGVEPESANGMQVSISEGQVTMLETIDSFVDGAAVKKVGQLTYDICSHLLDDIVTVPNGKVCSTILELYNSNAIVMEPAGALPVAALESYKDKIEGKRVVCVISGSNNDIDRLQDFKEKSLIYEGLKHYFIINFPQRAGALRSFLEDVLGPNDDITRFEYIKKTFREHGPALVGIELKYPHDYEPLIKRLADWDQHFIAINKDHTLFGFLV